The DNA region CCTGATCCCTTAATTCTTagcaaaaaataatattacacaACAGCGTATTTGAAATCCTGAGGGAGAATATTCATAATGAACAGGAAAATGACGCAAACGTTGCTCATCCTACGCTAACCAGTGTACAGTGGTGATAACATACAAGAACGACAAATAAGAACAGAACAAATATCAGCATTGATTGAAATGATTGTAATTCAGACATTAGAACTGAAGACAGAACATTGTGGTTGTGatcaaaatgaaagaaataataaatattccaAACCTTGTTGGTGTTTTTGAATTACCGATAATTATGTATGTAAATATCCAAATATGGAAAAAATAGAAAAGAAATAAGTaagaattacaaaataaaagttctgttttcacactttttttaaagatattatttaaaaaaaaaatcatattcatccatcttatcatttcaaattatttaattaaattccaGTATATCACCAGGCAGTTTAGAATTAATACTGTTctatgcctaatgtgtttatatatattattatataattaaataattatatatattacaatatataaattactataataattatattttttttcctgataattttttttgttgaaatctaaaaaaactaaaattcatcataattaaCAAAGCCACAGGATGAGTTTAAGCAGAAAACCCACAAAGTTACATCCTGTATTGTGGTGAGAAATGACAACAtgtcatattttaaattgtatttggattaaaaaaaaaataaactgtcGGCCAGTTGTTGTTGGTAATAAATGTGATGAAGAATGGAGGCTTTAGGTAAAGAATGATTAAACCCACAGAATGATTTATCATATTAGAGCATGGATTAATTAAAGATGAAAGACCTAAAACATGATGCGggcatacaattaaataatagataaatgtataaacaataGAATGATCTATACACAATGCGCGCATAGATCAATTAAAGGTAAACAATTAATAGtatctataaataaattgaaaattgtCTGTTAATATTGTATCCATTGAGTCTTTTCATGGtaataaatttccatttttgtttattctacataatgctagtaggcctacagtgtaTGTGAGAAAATTATGTgagaaaaaatgacaattacaTCAAAAATTGAAAGCTCGAGATATTTAAATGACACaatgaacattttaaatataattatacgAGTGTACTACAACAAACAGTTTTAGAATGTCTGTCATGCCTTGctcatattaaaaataaaacacagacAACACATCAGTTGGGAATGTAGCAAACCTAACAGGCAATATCATACGGCGACCAGATGTTCAACAGTGatttaaagtacattataaCATTCAAACAAAATACCATGGCTAAATGTAAAATTAGAAAGCATGCTTAGaatgttaaaacaaaaaccaaataaaaccaccatcaattattattattatcatgatCTTATTCATGCAGAACCaaaatgtacagtaaaaatCCTGAAGAAAACCATGCATATTAGTTAACTGTATAAAAAAGACTTGACAAAAAATGCAAACCTTTTCTCCAACGATGTTCCTCATCTACGACATGTATAGGTTTCAGCGGTTGATGTTCTATGTACTGAACAGTGTCTTCTAGATGATGATTATAAGACGTGTAGATTGTAGATCTGTTTGTATGATAGTTAACATCATTTACTTCCTTTTGTTTAACATCAGGAACCGATGTTGAAACTTTAGACGTTGTTCGTTTCAATTGTCTCAGTTCCAAGTCAAGTGCTTGCTCTTTCAGTTTTTCAAGCAAATCGTGAATCAATCTTGGATTTTTTTTACTTGATCTTGTCTCGGATTTAGGGATTACGGATGATTTCTGAGCTGGTGAGATCGATTTACTCGGTGTAAAACTCTTCAACCAAGTTTTGTCTTTTACAGGATCTTGTAAATTATGTTGAAGAAATCCAGCTTCAGATATCTTTCTCATTGGTCTGTAGCAAATATAATCTTGTTGAATGTCACTTGTGATTGAATTGCTGGTTTTTGTTGCAACTGGAATTTCCCTTATTGAATTAGAAGCACTTGAAGAATGTTTACAGCCTTCTGACAAAGATGACACAGATGACGAAATATCCGATAAGTCTTCTGACGTGTCACCTCTTGAATTTAAACGTTTGGAATGGCCGTATGATAATTTGGTTGGGGTTCCTTGTCCTGATGGAAGAGACAGGTAAAAGCTTTCATGGTCAGCATTACATTCTGCATTCAACTCTGATGGAGATGACAGTGTCGTAGAAGAACTTCTTGAAAGAACCTGTACTGGTTCAAAAGTCTCACTATCTGCATAATCTGGTAGAGGTTCTAATGGTAGAAAGGTCTCCTCTGCATCTAAATAATCAAAGGTATTCCAGGAGTTTGTTTGCCTATTTTCGGATTTGTCAATGTTTCTGttatatgtataaatatttGGCCACGTTTTAGCAGGACTAATCAAATCTTGCAAACCAAAGTCATTCACATCATCCAAAGTCGACCTTACAATAATCTCATCTTTACTGTTTTTATTAAGCATATGTTTACCGAGGGAATTTCCATTTCTGTCAAAAAAAGATTCATACAGCTCGGTGAATGTTTGCTGTTGTGTTGATGCATCCATGCAGAAAGGTACTCTTAACACAGACTCCAGGCTAAAATCCTCGTAATTCATGTTAGGCATCGGCTCTATTGCACCCTTAATGTCAGAAATATCAGAATCAAAATCAACTTCAATGTCGCTTTCTGCAATAATATCAGTATTTTCGTCAATTTTGGAATCAATTGGTGACTTAATAATATCTTCTTTAACGTTCACATTCGCGTTAATATCTGAATTGTCGTCATTGATAatgaaatgtttgtttttgGACGTCAATATTGTTGGCGACTCACTGATCCCATCTGGTGCTTCCCTGTCATGTAACTCTAATGGAATGTTGCTATTCTGTAGATATACATTAGTGGTCAATACTGAAACGTTCCTACAATCTCTTTTCAGGTAAAATGGCAAAGTGGACGAAGACGGAGATGGAGATGTACGTGTGTCCATCGGGGTAGATACTtcccattttgtttgttttggtgTTGGCGCCGATTGTGTTTTCCGTGATAAAGCTACAAATGGAAATGTGTTAAAACAAGTTGTATAAATGAAACTTTATTGTTTAATGGATggatcaaatttaaaaaatgatgaaataaatCAAGGCACCTTCCCcaataatatttgaaattaatcTGATGGAGAAAAAAAGTTCATTTTGGATAAAAGCAAGTAAACTATAAAATGTCTAGAAAGAATTGAAATTTATGATtagcaataataatataaaccaacaaaaaatgaaCTATTACTACTAACTACAACTAAtagcaaattaaaaaatataagaaaacaaGAACACAGTCTCATCATGGCTACTGTACACATTTCAACACAATTATTTACTGTATGAAAAAACATCTAAACATCAACATAAatttacacaaattatacatttggttaaaaatcacaaaatatacGGTATTTCTTTACATGTTGTCCTTTTGCTAATGCATAAATTTTGAAttagatagaaaataaaaaatgtgggAATTGCAGCATTAAAATACATACTGATGTCAGTTTTCAAATGCCATAAATGATTATTTTCCAAAACAGATGAGAAATAAAATAGTATactttaatttcataaattacGAGAAATAATACTTTCGTTCTGAAAAATTATCTTCAAAactaaaatgtgttttaaataaaagttaGGCTTAATATCAATAAGAATATTTTGAACAATTGAAAAGTTACTCTATGGCATCTtgtaaaaattctaaataaaaaaaatgttgattatatcaaaatataatctTATTCTGTGGAACAAACTGAATCCAAAACTGCCTTGTAATACCAATCAGGAAAAAAAAAGATGACTATTAGAATATTTACAAGTGCTTATTAAACACGTGTTAATCTTAAAATTTAGataattaaacattataatgtcAGCCATGACTCTGGTATGGTTTAGCATGGTTATACTGGGTCTTTGGAATTCATTCACCCATCATATAATATTTCCAACCTCGGATCTTTATCTTGCTCATTATTAGATTAAAATTGTTGATTTAATGTCataaaattgagaaaaacaaGACAATCATAATTTTGAAGAATTATGTAAAACATTAAATAGAAAGTTGCTAATGAAATAAACCATGATCGTGGACTTTTTTTTTTCCTTGACATTTTTTACATCCTTTTCAAAGCTATTATCATTTCTTGGTAAACTGCATTTATGATTAAAATTTTTATCTGGTTTTGGATATCCATGAGTAAGTagtttcatttataataatactatttgcCCTGCCAAAATAGTCTATTATATGTTGTACCATATGCATTAATTTTCTATTCTAAGCACTCACAGCATTAGCATAAACCAACTGACGCTGATCAATATATGCTCACTATTACTGGCTGAATTGCTAATACACATGCAGGACTGAATCACACTATAAATCTAACTACTGTACGCTGTAAAAATAGCTGATCTTTGATAAACCTGGAAGGCATCTAACTTTAACTATTTGGAAAAGGTTGTTTATCAGCGATTTAACTACATGCTCCGATATGCCTAGTAATTTAATAGAAGGCCCCAATATACCGTACTTAGTAATTTAACTACATGTCCTGATATGCCTAGAATTTAATGGACCAAGATCAACATTGTCAGCTCTGAAGAGGCTCTCTGCTGACACTAAATACAAGGATGATTACCTACCAAAATAATGCtccttttttgaaaaattattcttgTGTATTAAACAGTAACCATGATAATTGTTGCTTTAATAAAAATTGGAATTTAAGTACACTCAGTTTGGAAATtggtaaaatattaaataaatattaaagtttataattaattattaactattatttttaaacaatattttttacacTACAGTAGGTTCAAAGGTCTAAATGGGATGTtgtgtaaatattatttaaaatatttgttcgTTGGGATGTGCTTCTGTCTGAACAAAAATGTATTGgtacataaatattttttacaaaaaaacgcAATTCGACTTTTTGACGTAACAGttgtaattattgttctttcttcattatattataataatatcctgaATTTATATAATgcataatgttgtgaaacctcttaacattttctttagcaatattgctattaatcaaactgattttttagtcgagaaacatagttttgtattgtattttttgctacacaatatCAGAAATATGTAGCAATAACACTGGCGACATTATTCCTTGGATTAtgctttattaaattatattctaCTTAATAATTTAACGTTGTTGTTAACattttccgtcttccgacattacgctttccacaatttgtttccatttttttctgtttatggcaggatggtttgttattgtgttagtgtctacatgtccttgtaagtctttctttatttggttcatccagttatttcttggtcttcctacgggtcgttttactttcctgatagtttccttcattgtttgtttctcaataatttaagaaatagaACTGTCTAAAGGTGTGGCGCGAAAAATGGATTGGTGTGTGTAGTAACAAACCAGTTACCACTTCAactatctttttaaaattcctAAACATTAATCATGCTATGACAACGGTACTTATGAATATACTGAATCCAATCTAGTGTAACCACTATACAAAGTAACACAGAAACTTGTGAACCTCAATGTATGTACTTACTTTAACTTAAAACTAAGTCAAGGGtattgtaatcaaattaatgaaAATTCTATTTAATGATTGGAGTTGTTTAAAACAATGCACAGATGTCTACAGTGTGAGGAAATGACTAGTATTAGTAAGCATTATTGTTTCAGTAATTGTACTCACAATTTGTGTAAAcaatcaaattgtttaaaacattaaatcaccataatcaaaataaaacattaaaggCATTACATCACAAACAAAATTGTCCTTATTAACAATTCCAGAGACCATGCTGCGATTGacagtatcactaccatatttaggtacatcacactttttttatttttttttttcaaactagtttgataatgtggaCAGAGCTTTCAATGGTATTTATTAAAGTAATAATAGATGGCCAATAACATTTTAGACCTCatgtttttaaaagttaattctaaaacaacatttgtattaaattaaagaaagccATTTTATTCAGTTTGAAAAATATAagcattttctattaaaaatggCAAGATTTTTAAACCATGTGAATAAATGAAGTACGGTTTTCACCcaaacagtattattatttttacagttgATCACTTCTCTAGTGTTTTGCAATGACACGCTCGGTAGAAAAACGGCTTCATTTCTCAGTATCAGTCATATTGCAGTTAGCTGATTGATTGGTAAAGGGAAATTGACATAACGAAGCAAAGAATTGCATTTAAAGTTggaaatgaatttataaatgaTGCTCTTCTAAAAAGgaagatattaaattaaaaatgacataattAGCATATCAAATTAGTGTTTGTAAAATGTAAGTACTTTATCAGACCACATGTTCTTGATCAGTGTATGCATGTATCTATAAAAGTTAAACATTGACATCTTTTCATTGTTGCATTTCTATGAACATGAATTTTATTAAAGTCAAATTTATCGACACAACAATAGAAAAATTGACTTTTGAATGGGATTTCTGATAGCATTAAGCCAAGTGAAATTATTTTACAGTTCATGAACAAACACATTTGAACTGATTTCTATTTTGGCAGGAAATGTGGTAAAAATCAATAACTGATGCTGGCTTTAATTTCATTACAactgttgaaaaataaaagaattattgAACAAAATATGGaggattattatatttttctgaTGCATGTCtgtgtttataataacatttatacagttaaaattgtaacatttatttgtatcaaaATTCTTGATATACTCACACATACGAACACAGCACagatacaatataaatatatatacaaaaagccaaaaagaaaaagaaagcaGACAAAATAGGAAATAATCTATTGGCTCATTATATCGAATGAATgtgcaaaattaatttcatgaACATAgctgtttaataataatttttacctTGAAAATGATTATAACTTACTTGAATGTCCTTCTTCTAGGGTGTTAAGGTTATTCTGAAACTGGAAATCATCAAATGTTTTGCTCTTTTTATCTTCTGGGGTCTTAAGGGGTCGGGAGGCCGGCCTACGAATATGTCGTAGTTGAATAGGCAAGGATTTAGGCCTAGAAATATGATTTGTTTTTCGTACTCGTCGTTGAACAATTCCGTTCTCCATTTCAGAAAAACTCTTCTTCTGCATCAACTCTGTCCAGTGTGTACCTATAATATCATTTGTTTCTTGAATATTAAAAAAGTTTTCATTTTTAGGACTTGGGGTggcctttttttgtaaaatatcagCAAAAGTTGTGACAGAATCATAGTTTTCTGTTCCAAACTTTTTCCAAGTTAACTTTATAGAAGAATTTGTCAACGGTGAATGTTTTGAAAGTGTAGTCAAGATAGTTTTTTCATTTGTTGCATTAGTTTGATGTTTATCTGGAGAAATGTTTGCTTTCCGTAAAGCAACTCTTTGGAGTTTAGGTGAGGTTCTGTTCAACATGTCAAGCATAGATTCTCTAGGTTTATTACCGACGTCTGTGTCAATTGGTTCTTCTTGGGCGATCTTAAAAGCTTTGTACAGCGTTGAATAACTTTCTGGACTTTGAGAGACGGCAGACACCTTGACAGAATCAGATTCTGTTGTCTCTTGCATACTATCTGACATCAATTGTCTTTTTTCTTCAGAGTTCTTATCAAGAACGTCTTCATTTTTTGATATCTCCTTCTTACTTTCTTCAACACTCTCAACATCAGTATCTGGACAAGAGTTAAGTCCTGATAATCGACTTATAGGAGAATCATCTGGTTCTGTCTGCACTACTTCCACGGCATCAACAAAGTGTTCATTATTAAGACTATCAAGACTCATACTAGAGATGCCATGCTGCAGACATTCTAGTGGTTTTGTAAGATCCAAGAGGTCATTGTTCATTTCCATATTCAATATTGGAGGAGATATAAATGTGTCAGTGTTACTGATTCCACTCAGAGGTGCCATGGTGGTTGATTCGTCCTCTGGGAAGGCGGCTTCTAGCAGTTGGGACAATGTTGCATTCTCATTATCCACCGATGATCCACTTGTGAGATCCATAGCAACTGGTGATGTCTTGTTGGTCATCAGCGATGACCACTGGAAAGGCCACACCAGACCTCCCTGTGGCATTGTGACTGCCAACATCTAAAACTCAACTGAAAGGTGAAAAAatcaatttgttaaaataatcaCCTTGTACAGTATGCCCAAATTAGTTTGAATGATACTTTAttcctaagctctgtctacactatcaaactagtttaacaaaaaaagtgcatgatgtgcccaaatatggaagtaatatgacatcatcatgtccatatactgtatgggcacacatttttttgtcagataaagtttgataggACTTGTAGACAAAActtaaatataacaatacagTCATATTTTCTACTCTTCTTCTTTCTTCTTGTTTCTAGTGCAATTTAGGAATGGTTTATAATGTAATTGATGTTATTAACAATATCATTAAATTCACTGCCAAAATTTGGTcagttgaataataaaaaaaccaaaAGCAACTAATTTATCTATGGAGCTATAAACTCCATGATTtatcttttaaataattatactaaaaataataatactaaacaaGTAACTATTACTaatttaatgcatttaaattTCATTCCCCTAATTTGTATGTCTTTCTATGTACAGATTCAAATTTGTATGTCAGCTGGTCTGACATTTTTATAATACTCATGCATTTTTTATACCTGTATGTTTTGCTATGCATTTTATTTGCAAAATAAAGTTTTAGAtactaaaataacaaaacacaCAACAATGTTATGTGTACtgtaataaaatagaaaatgaattataattgaacttaaaaatgaaatacaagtCTTACCTAAATAATCATCATAAAGCATGTACAATGAAAACTACAGTATGTTGTGAAACCTGCACGATTACAAATACAGGTTTCATTGCTAATGCTTAAGTGGCCTGACTCAATTATCAAGGAAATCACATGACAACCAATAAGAACGCATATTACTTCCCATTATCATATTCTAATATCTGTCGCAGCTTTTCAGTGCAGAAATAGTGAATTTATGCACATATTACATTCtgttatgaatattcattgcAGAGATTTAGCTTTTTATAGCAGACATTTATCAACTTGTAAATTCAATTTTACATGGCGCAAAAATGTCTTTAcgcaattttaataaatatacaataaatatgttttatcattaaaaaatacCATGCATCATTGCAAATTCCATAACATCATAATCATTTTATTCGACTATAGTCTATACACATGCATGATCATGGACCATCATGGTATTACCTGCCAGGTATGTAAAATGATACTGAATGTAGGTCTAGCCTAGTTTTTTAGTAGGCTTTGTATATGACCAGagcctagaggcctagctaggctaactAAAATAGAGGCCGAGGAAAGGGAATAAGAGCCAAGCCTAGCAGCTCGATAGAGGGCAGCGCCCAGCCggggtaggcctacttcctTCAACCAAGTAGAACAGTCTTTCTACTATCCTAAcaagggcctaggcctagctatcgCTGACTCAGACTGTCTGTGGGGGGATGGGCTACGTAACTCAGCTGTacttactaggcctacctagtacgTAGTAGGGGCCTGGGCTGGCTTTAtagtatttaatatataaaaacaactcACTATTATATGATTCAACATATTAAATGACAATAAAGCaggaataggcctacattataagATACACATCATAAAGTGGGGTTTTTTGTGTGTGGCGGCGAtgactgtttttttttgttttgaagtTGCATGTCTAGCGCCCTCTATGATGAAAATATATCTCTGATGATCTTGGATAActtttataaagaaataaattaataagttttaaaataCCACTAAAACAATCAAAGAACATTGAATACgcatttttttctcaaaatagtgatttatttaaataatttataatcacTGTGTTGTGGAAACATTCATtctaatttaataaaaacatctttCACtgcaaattaaatttcatatgcAATAAAAATTCCCTATATTCAATCAAATATGACGAAATcacataaatacaatattatcttttaaatatttttatgacCTTTTTAGATTGCTTGGTGACCCATAAGAAACTTGctgaataaacaataattgtttaaacCTTGTTTAGGATtagatattaattttattatacctCTTCCACAAATAGAATATTGAAGATTAAACATTAagtaatcatttttaattgaattattaatttgtagagtaaacaaaacaaaaagaacatGTTAGCTgcataagttaaaaaaaagcaCCCCAGAAGCAACCCTTGTCACGTCGTTTAATA from Antedon mediterranea chromosome 2, ecAntMedi1.1, whole genome shotgun sequence includes:
- the LOC140041075 gene encoding uncharacterized protein encodes the protein MLAVTMPQGGLVWPFQWSSLMTNKTSPVAMDLTSGSSVDNENATLSQLLEAAFPEDESTTMAPLSGISNTDTFISPPILNMEMNNDLLDLTKPLECLQHGISSMSLDSLNNEHFVDAVEVVQTEPDDSPISRLSGLNSCPDTDVESVEESKKEISKNEDVLDKNSEEKRQLMSDSMQETTESDSVKVSAVSQSPESYSTLYKAFKIAQEEPIDTDVGNKPRESMLDMLNRTSPKLQRVALRKANISPDKHQTNATNEKTILTTLSKHSPLTNSSIKLTWKKFGTENYDSVTTFADILQKKATPSPKNENFFNIQETNDIIGTHWTELMQKKSFSEMENGIVQRRVRKTNHISRPKSLPIQLRHIRRPASRPLKTPEDKKSKTFDDFQFQNNLNTLEEGHSTLSRKTQSAPTPKQTKWEVSTPMDTRTSPSPSSSTLPFYLKRDCRNVSVLTTNVYLQNSNIPLELHDREAPDGISESPTILTSKNKHFIINDDNSDINANVNVKEDIIKSPIDSKIDENTDIIAESDIEVDFDSDISDIKGAIEPMPNMNYEDFSLESVLRVPFCMDASTQQQTFTELYESFFDRNGNSLGKHMLNKNSKDEIIVRSTLDDVNDFGLQDLISPAKTWPNIYTYNRNIDKSENRQTNSWNTFDYLDAEETFLPLEPLPDYADSETFEPVQVLSRSSSTTLSSPSELNAECNADHESFYLSLPSGQGTPTKLSYGHSKRLNSRGDTSEDLSDISSSVSSLSEGCKHSSSASNSIREIPVATKTSNSITSDIQQDYICYRPMRKISEAGFLQHNLQDPVKDKTWLKSFTPSKSISPAQKSSVIPKSETRSSKKNPRLIHDLLEKLKEQALDLELRQLKRTTSKVSTSVPDVKQKEVNDVNYHTNRSTIYTSYNHHLEDTVQYIEHQPLKPIHVVDEEHRWRKVQKDLHKKKERRGYYEPTYMTHGYHTLPAVLNWYKNRQDIYTNQSQTNVKKRSPTINRMADWKSPKGKEKIKNIIKRDVGKVGTREKNIGRSVADDKRDITRGGSTKKRDDGITMKGVARSLPLGDARNDDGFDDWQDLQPQELPPQDITVSPRPRKQPMNIDMVVMKGLVTAVSSAVDLILNHFSRTSEMGPQDKTILGDTLRTPVIGLLVLDHLCPAIANILKDGMKPYIRNYIIGRAKNSIWQVVEATTELGPGTRSLYELVCLIQEQKSLSTDMLKFNAFIFGLLSTKCLEVWLNHIRRHPDIVRTYYEKNAFLCQCSTSMNQFFNDLMVAVQPLSLLPFKLALDFELKYTQRQSYRTRQESFTSTDSQAFMSLPWLGRRNSQTKTNEEPPASWQSWVKPSSILGSLRLSKEQSSKSAVDPTELQKPDASWRRSKALLKTAIVGRDKASLKKRSDQVSQSLTHASRKTETEGVTAKDKTFQTQVNTVKHDSIPKTERNQIQEGVSTQAGSNRGWSIGSMTGAVSKKLYGEDMHKQDVRYPVVGADKDNLEGLQRNNQSEYSADEAYASTSMMNNIGTNVIKAFDYMLLPKQTPKEFQMVDMRNTRPQQESRRDAISPGEARKESMLPFEQTMSLSTEPEQQWTPISDSKQTSVKTRCHNVSMQQGFLSFSKGEVLQLKERIDSELLLCCRGQETGLVYRSHVKETKPIL